A section of the Kluyveromyces lactis strain NRRL Y-1140 chromosome F complete sequence genome encodes:
- the TAF9 gene encoding chromatin modification protein (highly similar to uniprot|Q05027 Saccharomyces cerevisiae YMR236W TAF9), translating into MEDGDKDTLDTPRDVRLLHLLLASQSVLQYEDKVPLQLMDFAHRYTKGVLKDAIAYREYVGGSASDVSIEDIRLAIGARTQYQFKPTAPKELMLQLAAERNKKPLPNVVSSWGVRLPPEKYCLTAKEWSIDE; encoded by the coding sequence ATGGAAGACGGTGATAAGGATACGTTAGATACTCCTAGGGATGTGAGATTACTTCACTTGCTTCTTGCTTCTCAGTCTGTGTTGCAATACGAAGACAAAGTGCCGTTACAGTTGATGGATTTCGCTCATAGATATACCAAAGGTGTTTTGAAAGATGCTATTGCTTATAGAGAGTACGTAGGAGGGTCTGCTTCGGATGTTTCGATAGAAGATATACGGTTAGCGATCGGAGCTCGCACACAGTACCAATTCAAGCCTACTGCTCCAAAGGAACTCATGTTACAGCTTGCGGCAGAGAGAAACAAGAAACCGTTGCCCAACGTTGTGTCATCTTGGGGTGTGCGTTTGCCTCCAGAAAAGTACTGTCTCACTGCCAAAGAATGGTCGATTGACGAGTAA
- the MBF1 gene encoding multiprotein-bridging factor 1 (some similarities with uniprot|Q86ZS7 Saccharomyces cerevisiae YOR298C-A MBF1 Transcriptional coactivator that bridges the DNA-binding region of Gcn4p and TATA-binding protein Spt15p; suppressor of frameshift mutations) — MSEWEPSTVIGRKVRIGGGGPRQQVARTQGQINEARRSGMVLSVDKKYGTTNSKSSPEGQRLTKVDRETDIVKPKKIDVSVGKAIQKGRQDKNLTQKDLATKINEKPTIVNDYESGRGIPNQQILGKMERALGIKLRGKNIGEPLGGPKK; from the coding sequence atgtCTGAATGGGAACCCAGCACAGTGATTGGCCGTAAGGTTAGAATTGGCGGTGGTGGTCCTCGCCAGCAGGTGGCAAGAACACAGGGTCAAATCAACGAGGCTAGAAGGTCTGGTATGGTTCTGTCCGTCGATAAGAAGTACGGTACTACTAATTCTAAGTCCTCCCCAGAAGGCCAACGGTTGACCAAAGTGGACCGTGAAACCGATATTgtgaaaccaaaaaagATCGACGTCAGCGTTGGTAAAGCTATTCAGAAGGGTAGACAAGACAAGAACCTAACACAGAAGGACTTGGCTACTAAGATTAACGAGAAGCCAACTATCGTCAACGATTATGAATCCGGTAGGGGTATTCCTAACCAGCAGATTTTGGGTAAGATGGAGCGTGCCTTGGGTATCAAGTTGCGTGGTAAGAACATTGGTGAGCCTTTGGGCGGTCCAAAGAAAtag
- the RNA1 gene encoding GTPase-activating protein RNA1 (similar to uniprot|P11745 Saccharomyces cerevisiae YMR235C RNA1 GTPase activating protein (GAP) for Gsp1p involved in nuclear transport) translates to MSFSKAGLQQKWTSEEDIKSVLDELKSMDKVTSLDLSGNTIGVEASRALAKTIKENASIRDNVEEVNFADMYTSRLVDEVVESLQLLLPALQACPKLSKVDLSDNAFGLRTIDSLEKFIRETVQLKHLILANNGMGPFAGERIGKALYQLAKNKEKAGESLLETFVCGRNRLENGSTRWLSQGLRAHGDDLHAVRLYQNGIRPQGCINLIKHGLSHNKNLHVLDLQDNTFTAVASETLAKYLTNWAQLKELNLNDCLLKGPGSHAVLKVLKENKFDDLETLKLQYNELTQQSLEHLLIPALQDGNLPSLKLLELNGNRLEEDSDPLSILPTLFDGELDELDDLEEIDSEEEEESEDEDAEEEDVWEPTQFVKDETVDELASELAKTHLE, encoded by the coding sequence ATGTCGTTTAGCAAGGCTGGTTTACAGCAAAAATGGActtctgaagaagatatcaaaagtGTTCTCGATGAGTTGAAATCGATGGACAAAGTTACCTCTTTGGATCTCTCAGGAAACACTATCGGTGTGGAAGCTTCAAGAGCTCTAGCTAAAactatcaaagaaaatgcttCGATTCGTGATaacgttgaagaagtgaATTTTGCGGACATGTACACCTCTAGATTGGTCGATGAGGTTGTCGAATCGCTACAACTGTTGTTGCCAGCTTTGCAAGCGTGTCCAAAATTGAGCAAAGTGGATTTATCAGATAATGCGTTCGGATTGCGTACTATTGACTCATTAGAAAAGTTCATCAGAGAAACTGTGCAGTTGAAACATCTGATTTTAGCTAACAACGGTATGGGTCCATTTGCGGGAGAAAGAATCGGTAAGGCCTTATATCAACTTGCCAAAAATAAGGAAAAGGCTGGTGAATCGCTGTTGGAAACATTTGTCTGCGGCAGAAATAGATTAGAAAATGGATCCACGCGTTGGCTATCTCAAGGTTTAAGAGCTCATGGTGATGATTTACATGCTGTTCGTTTATACCAAAACGGAATTAGACCACAGGGTTGTATTAATTTGATCAAACATGGGCTATCTCACAACAAAAACTTGCATGTATTAGATTTGCAAGATAATACATTCACTGCTGTTGCATCAGAGACACTTGCAAAATATTTAACTAATTGGGCTCAACTAAAGGAATTGAACTTGAACGATTGTTTGTTGAAGGGTCCTGGTTCTCATGCAGTCTTGAAAGTTTTGAAGGAGAATAAATTCGACGATTTAGAAACTTTGAAGTTGCAATACAATGAATTAACTCAACAGAGTTTAGAACATTTATTAATTCCTGCTTTACAAGATGGTAACTTAccatcattgaaattgttgGAATTGAATGGTAATAGATTAGAAGAGGATTCCGATCCTTTATCGATATTACCTACTTTGTTCGACGGCGAATTAGATGAATTggatgatttggaagaaattgactccgaagaagaggaagaaagtgaagaCGAAGACGCCGAGGAAGAAGACGTGTGGGAACCAACACAATTTGTTAAGGATGAAACCGTCGATGAATTGGCATCCGAATTGGCAAAAACTCATTTAGAATAA
- the MUM3 gene encoding Mum3p (weakly similar to uniprot|Q08750 Saccharomyces cerevisiae YOR298W MUM3 Protein of unknown function involved in the organization of the outer spore wall layers; has similarity to the tafazzins superfamily of acetyltransferases), whose product MSVLSTLQTNVTGPWFSIQDKHLIKCVAYSWFLFILFILQSVLAGWIWYMNQWSRIISSKYYYRGIMKTEKIQTMVNIWINEFIIWSVLREDIQIIYEGETINTKCKNQLILSNHRSIIDYTLIQSQFGAENVIFAGWTRLMKYPSFKHFWTIFRHDENDNVSVSKIKKFYGPENLVIFPEVNIFTPEVKLIERKLMKLKYKGLPVLHNVLYPRFGTFVNLIKAFSNSNDRKWCRMLEYLILPTEPILRDSMKLLDLTLVYYKITLNSMGEYKLEQTIPALWDIWSLESPMILCIHASYHDVDKLTKKKPKQLESWLETQWCAKDKLIDTFELNVEIV is encoded by the coding sequence ATGTCTGTACTGAGTACGTTGCAAACAAATGTCACGGGACCATGGTTTTCGATACAAGACAAGCATCTTATAAAATGTGTGGCCTATTCATGGTTTTTGTTTATACTTTTCATACTTCAGTCAGTGCTAGCAGGGTGGATATGGTATATGAATCAATGGTCCAGAatcatttcatcaaagtATTATTACAGGGGTATTATGAAAACTGAGAAGATTCAAACCATGGTTAATATATGGATTAATGAATTCATTATATGGAGTGTGCTAAGAGAAGATATCCAAATTATTTACGAGGGGGAAACAATCAACACAAAATGTAAGAACCAACTAATACTAAGCAACCATAGATCAATTATCGATTATACTTTGATTCAATCCCAGTTCGGAGCTGAAAATGTAATTTTCGCAGGTTGGACTCGTTTAATGAAGTATCCCAGTTTTAAGCATTTTTGGACAATATTCAGGCATGATGAGAATGACAACGTTTCGGTATCAAAGATTAAGAAGTTTTATGGGCCTGAGAATTTGGTAATATTTCCCGAGGTGAATATCTTCACACCAGAAGTTAAATTgattgaaagaaagttaatgaaattgaaatacaAAGGATTACCTGTTTTGCATAACGTTCTATACCCCAGATTTGGTACTTTCGTAAATCTGATCAAAGCTTTTTCAAACAGCAATGACAGAAAATGGTGTCGCATGTTGGAGTACCTTATTCTTCCGACAGAACCGATATTACGTGACTCAATGAAGTTACTAGATTTAACTTTGGTTTATTACAAGATCACGTTGAACTCAATGGGTGAGTATAAGTTGGAGCAAACAATTCCAGCTCTATGGGACATATGGTCGTTGGAATCACCAATGATACTATGCATCCACGCATCGTACCATGATGTTGATAAACTCACTAAAAAGAAACCCAAACAACTAGAAAGTTGGCTAGAAACCCAGTGGTGTGCTAAGGATAAATTGATAGATACCTTTGAATTGAACGTGGAGATAGTCTAA
- the TIM18 gene encoding Tim18p (some similarities with uniprot|Q08749 Saccharomyces cerevisiae YOR297C TIM18 mitochondrial inner membrane translocase) has protein sequence MIARSMINKPLPVMLRTSLLHRQLRGIRLPAVFSSSKFAKYKLIPPPPGGVTGNVNDNLPKTEPNWFHGSYHWDYERITAVSLVPLTMVPLYGAMSSATFASGFPFPVIDSLLASTILIHAYLGITSCIIDYIPKRKFGFWHKAAKFALALGSSFSLYGIYVLETENNGLIDLVSTLWDKDKGDSRAYVFGRF, from the coding sequence ATGATTGCCAGATCAATGATAAACAAGCCACTTCCAGTCATGTTAAGAACTTCTTTGCTTCATCGTCAGTTGAGAGGTATCAGGCTACCAGCTGTTTTTAGTTCCAGTAAGTTTGCGAAGTACAAGTTAATCCCACCACCTCCAGGCGGAGTTACCGGAAACGTAAACGATAACTTACCAAAGACAGAACCGAATTGGTTCCATGGGTCGTATCACTGGGATTATGAACGTATCACTGCAGTGTCGTTAGTTCCTTTGACAATGGTTCCTTTGTATGGAGCTATGTCTTCTGCTACCTTTGCATCAGGTTTCCCCTTCCCAGTGATTGATTCTCTATTGGCCAGTACAATACTAATACATGCGTACTTAGGTATAACAAGTTGCATTATTGACTATATCCCTAAGAGAAAATTCGGATTCTGGCACAAGGCTGCTAAATTCGCTTTGGCACTTGGAAGCTCCTTCAGTCTTTACGGAATTTATGTTTTAGAAACGGAAAATAACGGACTAATAGATTTGGTCTCTACTCTTTGGGATAAAGATAAGGGGGATTCGAGAGCATATGTATTTGGAAGGTTTTAG
- the STE2 gene encoding alpha-factor pheromone receptor STE2 (similar to uniprot|P06842 Saccharomyces cerevisiae YFL026W STE2 Receptor for alpha-factor pheromone seven transmembrane-domain protein that interacts with both pheromone and a heterotrimeric G protein to initiate the signaling response that leads to mating between haploid a and alpha cells) encodes MSEEIPSLNPLFYNETYNPLQSVLTYSSIYGDGTEITFQQLQNLVHENITQAIIFGTRIGAAGLALIIMWMVSKNRKTPIFIINQSSLVLTIVQSALYLSYLLSNFGGVPFALTLFPQMIGDRDKHLYGAVTLIQCLLVACIEVSLVFQVRVIFKADRYRKIGIILTGVSASFGAATVAMWMITAIKSIIVVYDSPLNKVDTYYYNIAVILLACSINFITLLLSVKLFLAFRARRHLGLKQFDSFHILLIMSTQTLIGPSVLYILAYALNNKGVKSLTSIATLLVVLSLPLTSIWAAAANDAPSASTFYRQFNPYSAQNRDDSSSYSYGKAFSDKYSFSNSPQTSDGCSSKELELSTQLEMDLESGESFMDRAKRSDFVSSPGSTDATVIKQLKASNIYTSETDADEEARAFWVNAIHENKDDGLMQSKTVFKELR; translated from the coding sequence ATGTCAGAAGAGATACCCAGTTTGAACCCATTGTTCTACAATGAGACATATAATCCATTGCAGTCCGTCCTAACATACAGTTCAATTTACGGAGATGGGACTGAAATAACATTTCAACAGCTACAAAATCTTGTCCATGAAAACATCACCCAAGCAATTATTTTTGGAACAAGGATCGGCGCTGCTGGATTAGCGTTGATTATAATGTGGATGGTCTCTAAGAATAGAAAGACGCCGATATTCATAATAAATCAGAGTTCTTTGGTTCTTACAATTGTTCAATCTGCTTTATATCTATCATATTTGTTGAGCAATTTTGGAGGAGTTCCCTTTGCTCTAACTTTGTTCCCACAGATGATAGGCGACCGTGACAAACATCTTTACGGTGCCGTGACTCTAATTCAATGTCTATTGGTTGCGTGTATTGAGGTCTCGTTAGTCTTTCAGGTAAGAGTCATTTTCAAAGCAGATAGATATAGGAAGATAGGAATCATTTTGACTGGCGTCTCCGCTAGTTTTGGTGCTGCAACTGTAGCCATGTGGATGATTACTGCAATAAAATCTATTATTGTAGTGTATGATAGTCCATTGAACAAAGTTGACACATATTATTACAACATAGCAGTTATTTTACTTGCATGTTCAATAAATTTCATCACTCTTCTTCTATCAGTGAAACTTTTCCTGGCTTTCAGAGCTAGGAGACATTTAGGtttgaaacaatttgaCTCATTTCACATTCTACTCATCATGTCTACTCAGACATTAATAGGTCCATCGGTTTTGTATATTCTCGCCTACGCGCTGAACAATAAAGGAGTTAAGTCGTTGACTTCTATTGCTACATTGCTTGTAGTTCTTTCCCTACCTTTGACATCTATCTGGGCTGCTGCTGCAAATGATGCACCAAGTGCCAGTACTTTCTATCGCCAATTCAACCCTTACTCTGCACAAAATCGTGATGATTCATCATCCTACTCTTATGGTAAAGCCTTTAGTGACAAATACTCTTTCAGTAACTCACCACAAACTTCGGATGGTTGTAGTTCAAAGGAACTTGAACTATCTACACAGTTGGAGATGGATTTAGAGTCTGGCGAATCTTTTATGGATAGAGCAAAAAGGTCCgattttgtttcttctccAGGATCAACAGATGCAACAGTGATTAAACAATTGAAAGCTTCCAACATCTATACCTCAGAAACAGATGCTGATGAAGAGGCAAGGGCATTTTGGGTGAATGCAATTCATGAAAACAAAGATGACGGTTTAATGCAATCGAAAACCGtattcaaagaattaaGATAA